The following coding sequences lie in one Hyalangium ruber genomic window:
- a CDS encoding DUF2378 family protein: protein MAAAMSLTATDTASPHLVFGQTFDRLFNEVLAGRVTPELQQALRDVGLDLSRPLLPAYPMEVLEKCMEVAAQRLYRGVPQEVALRALGELQVDAFTRTLVGRATLAAMRLFSVKMALDRLSRAWRNANNFVQTEVREINRDLYEVWVNEVGRFPEITLGIMSAILKHLGQGKFQVTIAHYDGHACTYRISVQPPPSP from the coding sequence ATGGCCGCAGCGATGAGCCTCACCGCGACAGACACCGCCTCGCCCCACCTGGTCTTCGGGCAGACCTTCGACAGGCTCTTCAACGAGGTCCTCGCGGGAAGGGTGACTCCGGAGCTCCAGCAGGCGCTGCGAGATGTGGGGCTCGACCTGTCGCGTCCGCTGCTGCCCGCCTACCCCATGGAGGTCCTGGAGAAGTGCATGGAGGTGGCCGCGCAGCGCCTCTATCGCGGGGTCCCTCAAGAGGTGGCGCTGCGGGCGCTGGGCGAGCTGCAGGTGGATGCCTTCACGCGGACGCTCGTCGGTCGCGCGACGCTCGCCGCCATGCGGCTGTTCAGCGTGAAGATGGCCCTCGATCGGCTCTCGCGCGCCTGGCGCAACGCGAACAACTTCGTTCAGACCGAGGTGCGCGAGATCAACCGCGACCTCTATGAAGTCTGGGTCAACGAGGTGGGCCGCTTCCCGGAGATCACGCTCGGCATCATGAGCGCGATCCTCAAGCACCTCGGCCAGGGCAAGTTCCAGGTGACCATCGCGCACTACGATGGCCACGCCTGTACCTACCGCATCTCGGTCCAGCCCCCCCCGAGTCCGTAG
- a CDS encoding AAA family ATPase, whose translation MNLTIAIYQSRESSGLRWTTLALGPHTRSRTGKNTVKLQRKLVDELRTALGELPIRELSYFQLPRGIRLERVRLELDFKRVQAGAETRRLSGVFPLILEPRWRTRAEPLTIAYHPLRQDEWFPIDPEQGLEDQAKAFFTRTWARLEAYEHEELRTSRKDSLTALSFVARTKSLLDELGKKKGPWDDLELDDRPGKKKKQKQGGNQVLGNLGTNLTVQAAEGALDTGMPRSPYREQLQLLLGGERRTPVLLVGPPGSGKRTLLRRFVAEQLEAEDFRSHRNLDKVTEVWALAGKRIIAGMSYVGDWEQRCLKLLEDSRGGRRILFIEDLHAFGRIGRSRDSDANLALFFQGPLARGEITLVGTVTPEQLQRLETDAPSFAALFTQLHVRPTSADETLRMLLHEARELEGRHGVIWAPPLFPALLEQAGSLFAGAALPGKALDLLRELAVDYGGTGRHVHVGMLFEHLSRRTGLPDFLLHPGKRLEPDEVRTALSRKVMGQSEAVAVACDLIVRIHAGLTDPRRPYGVFLFTGPTGTGKTELARALASYLYGDDSRMVRLDMAEFQTPDAVARLTGDAWQPEGRLTRQIREQPFTLVLLDEIEKAHPALLNLLLQTFDEGRLTDASGETADFTHTVIVMTSNLGARQRPAVGIGEQDARSVALDSDRAVREFFPPELFNRIDRIVHFSPLSRESGEKVVEKELARLLARRGLTSRNIFVSADDAVKRRIVAEAFDATLGARPLKRYLEEKVGQVLSEAIIRGPQALMRLFQLYTRDGRFEVQADALVPREPALEGFALEPLLSLPVAKLREKVLEAREQVQHMRHSENLGALSEQVRLHLERLQAGERDHAESLYTLDAMRLHLENFAAQLEALARAPEEEAREMIEVEHFGVLERRPQPHSRSEGQRVRLFDRRAFEPVRVVSREQMLDALSEVYFLQRILRELSRSDQHVVTLELLPLGQWRQGGDSGSLLTRWLCEAYAHARGEFESFAARMSDGTLVSGGYGQLSEMLRLGMEPVHLVLKKVGPGVRPFFEGEAGLHVWQSSGRLPEIVKVRVYEESAPEPLALITQHEAKLQAFHKARQEGTRPLPENPEAAAPVMRAYRFEPPTRPDAVSVLELDDYLLTYSGSHRVRSPGEALPALWRLRMTQNPADGSVAP comes from the coding sequence ATGAACCTCACCATCGCCATCTACCAGAGCCGGGAGTCCTCCGGTCTGCGCTGGACGACGCTCGCGCTGGGCCCACATACCCGCAGCCGCACGGGCAAGAACACGGTGAAGCTGCAGCGCAAGCTCGTGGATGAGCTGCGGACCGCCCTCGGCGAGCTGCCCATCCGCGAGCTGTCCTACTTCCAGCTGCCGCGAGGCATCCGCCTGGAGCGGGTGCGGCTCGAGCTGGACTTCAAGCGGGTACAGGCGGGCGCCGAGACACGGCGGCTGTCCGGCGTCTTCCCGTTGATCCTCGAACCGCGCTGGCGCACGCGCGCCGAGCCCCTGACGATCGCCTACCATCCCCTTCGCCAGGACGAGTGGTTCCCGATCGATCCCGAGCAGGGCCTGGAAGACCAGGCGAAGGCCTTCTTCACCCGCACCTGGGCCAGGCTGGAGGCGTACGAGCACGAGGAGCTGCGCACCAGCCGTAAGGACAGCCTCACCGCGCTCTCGTTCGTGGCCCGGACGAAGTCGCTGCTCGACGAGCTGGGCAAGAAGAAGGGGCCCTGGGACGATCTCGAGCTGGACGATCGACCCGGCAAGAAGAAGAAACAGAAACAGGGAGGGAACCAGGTGTTGGGCAACCTGGGCACCAACCTGACCGTCCAGGCGGCGGAGGGCGCGCTCGACACCGGCATGCCGCGCAGCCCCTACCGCGAGCAGCTCCAATTGCTCCTCGGCGGAGAGCGACGCACTCCGGTGCTCCTCGTGGGCCCGCCGGGCTCTGGCAAGCGGACCCTGCTTCGGCGCTTCGTCGCCGAGCAGCTCGAGGCCGAGGACTTCCGGAGCCACCGCAACCTGGACAAGGTCACCGAGGTCTGGGCGTTGGCCGGCAAGCGCATCATCGCCGGCATGAGCTACGTGGGCGACTGGGAGCAGCGCTGTCTGAAGCTGCTCGAGGACTCACGGGGCGGGCGCCGCATCCTCTTCATCGAGGATCTGCACGCCTTCGGCCGCATTGGCCGCTCGCGCGACAGCGACGCCAACCTCGCCCTCTTCTTCCAGGGGCCCCTGGCACGCGGGGAAATCACCCTCGTGGGCACGGTGACGCCGGAGCAGCTCCAGCGGCTGGAGACCGACGCCCCCTCGTTCGCCGCGCTCTTCACGCAACTGCACGTGCGGCCCACCAGCGCCGACGAGACGCTGCGGATGCTGCTGCACGAGGCCCGGGAGCTGGAGGGCCGCCACGGCGTCATCTGGGCGCCTCCGCTCTTCCCGGCCCTGCTCGAACAGGCCGGCTCTCTCTTCGCGGGCGCCGCGCTGCCGGGCAAGGCGCTCGATCTGCTGCGAGAGCTGGCGGTGGACTACGGCGGCACCGGCCGACATGTGCATGTCGGCATGCTCTTCGAGCACCTCTCCCGAAGGACGGGCCTGCCGGACTTCCTGCTCCATCCCGGCAAGCGCTTGGAGCCGGACGAGGTGCGCACCGCGCTCTCTCGAAAGGTCATGGGTCAGTCGGAGGCGGTGGCGGTGGCGTGCGATCTCATCGTGCGCATCCACGCCGGGCTCACCGACCCCCGGCGACCCTATGGCGTCTTCCTGTTCACCGGCCCCACGGGAACAGGCAAGACCGAGCTGGCGCGGGCCCTGGCGAGCTACCTGTACGGAGATGACTCGCGCATGGTGCGGCTCGACATGGCCGAGTTCCAGACTCCGGATGCCGTGGCGCGTCTGACCGGGGATGCCTGGCAACCCGAGGGCCGCCTGACACGCCAGATCCGCGAGCAACCCTTCACCCTCGTGCTGCTCGACGAGATTGAAAAGGCGCACCCTGCGCTGCTCAACCTGCTGCTGCAGACGTTCGATGAAGGCCGGCTGACCGATGCCTCGGGCGAGACCGCCGACTTCACGCACACGGTCATCGTGATGACCAGCAACCTCGGAGCCCGCCAGCGACCGGCGGTGGGCATCGGCGAGCAGGACGCGCGCTCGGTGGCCCTCGACTCCGACCGCGCCGTGCGCGAGTTCTTCCCGCCCGAACTCTTCAACCGCATCGACCGCATCGTGCATTTCTCGCCCCTCTCGCGGGAGTCGGGGGAGAAGGTCGTCGAGAAGGAGCTGGCGCGGCTGCTGGCGCGTCGTGGGTTGACGTCGCGCAACATCTTCGTGTCCGCCGATGACGCGGTGAAGCGGCGCATCGTCGCGGAGGCCTTCGATGCCACCCTGGGCGCGCGCCCGCTCAAGCGCTACCTGGAGGAGAAGGTCGGGCAGGTGCTCTCCGAGGCCATCATCCGAGGGCCTCAGGCGCTGATGCGGCTGTTCCAGCTCTACACCCGGGACGGCCGCTTCGAGGTGCAGGCCGACGCGCTGGTCCCCCGAGAGCCCGCGCTCGAAGGCTTCGCGCTCGAGCCCCTCCTGTCCCTGCCGGTGGCGAAGCTGCGCGAAAAGGTGCTCGAGGCGCGCGAGCAGGTGCAGCACATGCGGCACAGCGAGAACCTGGGCGCGCTCTCCGAGCAGGTCCGCCTCCACCTGGAGCGGCTACAAGCCGGCGAGCGAGACCATGCCGAGTCGCTCTACACGCTGGACGCGATGCGGCTGCACCTGGAGAACTTCGCGGCCCAGCTGGAGGCCCTTGCCCGGGCACCCGAGGAGGAAGCCCGGGAGATGATCGAGGTAGAGCACTTCGGCGTCCTGGAGCGGCGCCCCCAGCCCCACAGCCGCTCCGAAGGCCAGCGCGTCCGGCTCTTCGATCGGCGGGCGTTCGAGCCGGTGCGCGTCGTCTCCCGCGAACAGATGCTCGACGCCCTCTCGGAGGTCTACTTCCTGCAGCGCATCCTCCGGGAGCTCTCCCGCTCCGATCAGCACGTCGTCACCCTGGAGTTGCTGCCCCTGGGCCAGTGGCGGCAGGGTGGGGACTCCGGCTCGCTGCTCACCCGGTGGCTCTGCGAGGCCTATGCCCACGCACGAGGCGAGTTCGAGAGCTTCGCCGCGCGCATGTCCGACGGCACACTCGTCTCGGGTGGCTACGGGCAACTGTCGGAGATGCTGCGCCTGGGCATGGAGCCCGTACACCTGGTGCTCAAGAAGGTGGGGCCCGGCGTGCGCCCCTTCTTCGAGGGAGAGGCCGGCCTGCACGTCTGGCAGTCCTCGGGACGGCTCCCGGAGATCGTCAAGGTGCGAGTGTACGAGGAGTCCGCCCCGGAGCCCCTGGCGCTCATCACCCAGCACGAAGCGAAGCTCCAGGCCTTCCACAAGGCGCGCCAGGAGGGCACCCGCCCCCTGCCCGAGAACCCCGAGGCAGCCGCCCCGGTGATGCGTGCCTACCGCTTCGAGCCCCCCACCCGCCCGGATGCCGTGTCGGTGCTGGAACTCGATGACTACCTGCTCACCTACAGCGGCAGCCACCGGGTGCGGTCTCCCGGGGAGGCCCTGCCCGCCCTGTGGCGGCTGCGAATGACCCAGAACCCGGCGGACGGGAGTGTGGCGCCATGA
- a CDS encoding S41 family peptidase, producing the protein MKGLLPSWRAAIAAGLLLVAPTARADREDNTYKNLEVFARVLSYVENNYVESVDNRKLMHGAIKGMLETLDPHTIFMPPEVFKEMKIDTSGEFGGLGIEIARKGESIIVVAPIDDTPAARAGVRSGDELLRIDDESTEGKDLPWALQKMRGPAGKRVLLTIMREGFSAPREIAIIRDHIRIVSVESALYGGIGHVKVKNFQDRTDLYLRKELDRLRTLNGGKELRGLVLDLRNNPGGLLDQAVAISDRFLPGNLPIVSTRGRNGRNASEERSKDRDTEANYPVVVLVNAGSASASEIVAGALQDHGRAVIMGTQTFGKGSVQTVIELEDGSGLKLTIARYYTPKGRSIQERGITPDFLVPDEAGGKPGREAPREKDLERHFKAEPIMSLPEQPSSPRALPANLKPWEASSKLKDYPLKIALEYLNGMASESAGTAPAQAGTGTTQR; encoded by the coding sequence GTGAAGGGCCTGCTCCCCTCGTGGCGCGCGGCGATCGCGGCGGGCCTGCTGCTCGTCGCTCCCACCGCGCGCGCCGACCGCGAAGACAACACCTACAAGAACCTGGAGGTCTTCGCGCGGGTGCTCTCCTACGTGGAGAACAACTACGTGGAGTCGGTCGACAACCGGAAGCTCATGCACGGCGCCATCAAGGGCATGCTCGAGACCCTGGATCCGCACACCATCTTCATGCCCCCCGAGGTCTTCAAGGAGATGAAGATCGACACCTCCGGCGAGTTCGGAGGGCTGGGCATCGAGATCGCCCGCAAGGGCGAGAGCATCATCGTCGTGGCCCCCATCGACGACACGCCCGCGGCCCGCGCCGGCGTGCGCTCCGGGGACGAGCTGCTGCGCATCGATGACGAGAGCACCGAGGGCAAGGACCTGCCCTGGGCGCTCCAGAAGATGCGCGGCCCCGCGGGCAAGCGGGTGCTGCTCACCATCATGCGCGAGGGCTTCAGCGCGCCGCGGGAGATCGCCATCATCCGCGACCACATCCGCATCGTCTCCGTGGAGAGCGCGCTCTACGGGGGCATCGGCCATGTGAAGGTGAAGAACTTCCAGGACCGCACGGACCTGTACCTGCGCAAGGAGCTGGACCGGCTGCGCACCCTCAACGGGGGCAAGGAGCTGCGTGGACTGGTGCTGGACCTGCGCAACAACCCGGGCGGGCTGCTGGATCAGGCGGTGGCGATCAGCGACCGCTTCCTGCCCGGCAACCTCCCCATCGTCAGCACGCGCGGACGCAATGGGCGCAACGCCTCCGAGGAGCGCAGCAAGGACCGCGACACGGAGGCCAACTACCCCGTGGTGGTGCTGGTGAACGCCGGCAGCGCCTCGGCCTCGGAGATCGTCGCCGGAGCGCTGCAGGACCACGGCCGCGCCGTCATCATGGGCACGCAGACCTTCGGCAAGGGCAGCGTGCAGACCGTCATCGAGCTGGAGGACGGCTCGGGGCTGAAGCTGACCATCGCCCGCTACTACACGCCCAAGGGGCGCAGCATCCAGGAGCGCGGCATCACCCCGGACTTCCTCGTGCCGGACGAGGCCGGCGGCAAACCTGGCCGTGAGGCGCCTCGGGAGAAGGACCTGGAGCGCCACTTCAAGGCGGAGCCCATCATGTCGCTGCCCGAGCAGCCCTCCAGCCCGCGCGCGCTGCCGGCCAACCTCAAGCCCTGGGAGGCCTCCTCGAAGCTCAAGGACTACCCCCTCAAGATCGCCCTGGAGTACCTCAATGGCATGGCCTCCGAGTCCGCGGGGACGGCTCCGGCCCAGGCGGGGACGGGAACCACGCAACGTTAG
- a CDS encoding AAA family ATPase, whose product MSDKSLRVYFTTHHDGRLTGRLLPVWESLFDAPAPSAYGASEAEVYAQLEARVRQLMMDDASMLNRFLWEESLQARTLTVEVHPQTVHKKRPVIGKALVPLKLTYVYGKLESGAYRVLVPRFGWSFVLEELSIAREVLQHALTTALLGEQPQGLYDFRHEGEEFVHSWDPGGLRQAERPHSDEEPAPPVLEAIGEELTSRARSGRALPLVYDGAPMEDWRAFVLRQPPASILLVGGPGVGKTSWVLKLARWLSEKRRDEKEKHFPKIWRTSAERIVAGMVYLGMWQERCLQIVDALSFENDYLYVDRLTSILAPQPDGSSIGDLLLPAVMSEEISLIAECTEGELERCQRRFPEALRPFRIIRLEEPATSQVPELMRRYQETRRSRVHLHPMGLRQVVGHLEMFQRDSLFPGKAFRFMDWLDQQAERGKTRTLYPRDASEAYARYTGLPLQLISDEIPAEQGTLTTQLAQGVIGQDRACELAAGVLARFKAGLNDPDKPVGTLLFVGPTGVGKTELSKQLSRTLFGHEERMIRLDMSEYMLPGSAQRLMEVGPGITSLAERVRQQPLSLVLFDELEKAHPEIFDLLLGILGEGRLTDSLGRRVDFRMTVICMTSNLGVEQSEPVGYGAERGSGDFLRAVRQAFRPELFNRIDHVIPFRRLAEADVLRIVDLELEKAASRAGLLRRRLRLVVEPDARAWLARHGNDPKLGARPLKRLIEAKVMAPIAVRLAADARLEDAILPVVVAGSEAERGLRPESRVLATILEA is encoded by the coding sequence ATGAGCGACAAGAGCCTTCGCGTCTACTTCACCACCCACCACGACGGCAGGCTCACGGGCCGGCTGCTGCCGGTATGGGAGAGTCTCTTCGACGCCCCTGCCCCGTCCGCGTATGGCGCCAGCGAAGCCGAGGTCTACGCGCAGCTCGAGGCGCGGGTGCGGCAGTTGATGATGGACGATGCCTCCATGCTGAACCGGTTCCTGTGGGAAGAGTCCCTGCAGGCGCGCACGCTCACGGTGGAGGTCCATCCGCAGACGGTACACAAGAAGCGGCCGGTGATTGGCAAGGCGCTGGTGCCGCTGAAGCTCACGTACGTCTACGGAAAGCTGGAGTCCGGCGCCTACCGTGTCCTGGTGCCTCGCTTTGGCTGGTCGTTCGTGCTCGAGGAGCTGTCCATCGCGCGCGAGGTGCTCCAGCACGCGCTCACCACTGCCCTGCTCGGCGAGCAGCCGCAGGGCCTCTATGACTTCCGCCACGAGGGCGAGGAGTTCGTACACAGCTGGGATCCGGGAGGGCTGCGACAGGCCGAGCGGCCCCACTCCGACGAGGAGCCCGCCCCGCCAGTGCTTGAAGCGATCGGCGAGGAGCTGACCTCGCGCGCGCGCAGCGGACGGGCGCTGCCGCTGGTCTACGACGGCGCTCCGATGGAGGACTGGCGCGCCTTCGTGCTGCGCCAGCCGCCCGCTTCGATCCTCCTCGTGGGAGGACCGGGGGTGGGCAAGACGAGCTGGGTGCTGAAGCTGGCGCGCTGGCTCTCGGAGAAGCGGCGCGACGAGAAGGAGAAGCACTTTCCGAAGATCTGGCGCACCAGCGCCGAGCGAATCGTCGCCGGCATGGTGTACCTGGGCATGTGGCAGGAGCGCTGCCTGCAGATCGTCGACGCGCTCTCGTTCGAGAACGACTACCTCTACGTCGATCGGCTCACCTCGATCCTGGCCCCCCAGCCGGACGGCTCCTCGATTGGAGATCTGCTCCTGCCCGCGGTGATGAGCGAGGAGATCTCCCTCATCGCCGAGTGTACCGAGGGTGAGCTGGAGCGCTGCCAACGGCGCTTCCCCGAGGCGCTGCGTCCCTTCCGCATCATCCGCCTGGAGGAGCCAGCCACCTCGCAGGTGCCGGAGCTGATGCGGCGCTACCAGGAGACCCGGCGCAGCCGTGTACACCTGCACCCCATGGGCCTGCGGCAGGTCGTCGGGCACCTGGAGATGTTCCAGCGCGACAGCCTGTTCCCGGGCAAGGCCTTCCGCTTCATGGACTGGCTGGACCAGCAGGCCGAGCGCGGCAAGACCCGAACGCTCTACCCGCGCGATGCCTCGGAGGCCTACGCGCGCTACACCGGGCTGCCGCTGCAGCTCATCAGTGACGAGATCCCCGCCGAGCAGGGCACGCTCACGACACAGCTCGCGCAGGGAGTCATCGGCCAGGATCGCGCCTGCGAGCTGGCCGCGGGCGTGCTCGCGCGGTTCAAGGCCGGCCTCAATGATCCGGACAAGCCGGTAGGCACGCTGCTGTTCGTCGGCCCCACGGGCGTGGGGAAGACAGAGCTGTCCAAGCAACTGTCGCGCACGCTCTTCGGCCACGAAGAGCGGATGATCCGGCTCGACATGTCCGAGTACATGCTGCCCGGCTCGGCGCAGCGGCTGATGGAGGTGGGGCCGGGCATCACCAGCCTGGCCGAGCGGGTGCGGCAACAGCCGCTGTCACTCGTGCTCTTCGACGAGCTGGAGAAGGCGCACCCGGAGATCTTCGATCTGCTGCTCGGAATCCTCGGCGAGGGCCGCCTCACCGACAGCCTGGGGCGGCGGGTCGACTTCCGGATGACGGTCATCTGCATGACGAGCAACCTCGGCGTCGAGCAGTCGGAGCCGGTGGGCTACGGGGCCGAGCGCGGCTCGGGAGACTTCCTACGCGCGGTCCGCCAGGCGTTCCGGCCCGAGCTGTTCAACCGCATCGACCATGTCATCCCCTTCCGCCGGCTGGCGGAGGCGGACGTGCTGCGCATCGTCGACCTCGAGCTGGAGAAGGCGGCTTCGCGGGCGGGGTTGCTGCGGCGCCGACTGCGGCTGGTGGTGGAGCCGGACGCGCGGGCCTGGCTGGCACGGCACGGCAATGACCCGAAGCTGGGCGCCCGCCCCCTCAAGCGCCTCATTGAAGCGAAGGTGATGGCACCCATCGCGGTCAGGCTCGCGGCGGACGCCCGGCTGGAGGACGCGATCCTACCGGTGGTCGTGGCCGGAAGCGAGGCCGAGCGGGGATTGAGGCCCGAGTCACGCGTACTCGCGACGATCCTCGAAGCCTGA
- a CDS encoding D-alanine--D-alanine ligase, giving the protein MGKRVGVLMGGWGEEREISLKTGEAVVAALEEQGHTVTRVFAGPGLDRVLRSAEMDVAFLALHGRMGEDGKVQGLLELLELPYTGSGVMASALAMNKPFAKKLFRLHNLPTPQGYRIGRAELDKLQERHGDLGFPCVVKPACGGSSVGLALVNDAEALTSAVAEACRYGGEALVEHFVRGREVTVGILGGEVLGSCEISYPREGFDYEAKYKTGARYFLPPRLSPTRLANVEHLALAAWQALGCRGYGRVDLMCSDEENDFVLEVNTLPGLTPMSLLPKIAAQRGISFPQLVERILEQATRDEAGVTEAPETATVQPATLRAVGG; this is encoded by the coding sequence ATGGGCAAGCGCGTTGGAGTGCTGATGGGCGGGTGGGGCGAGGAGCGGGAGATTTCGCTGAAGACTGGAGAAGCGGTGGTGGCCGCGCTGGAGGAGCAGGGGCACACCGTCACCCGCGTCTTCGCCGGGCCGGGCCTGGATCGGGTGCTCCGGTCGGCCGAGATGGACGTGGCCTTCCTCGCGCTGCACGGGCGCATGGGCGAGGACGGCAAGGTGCAGGGGCTCTTGGAGCTGCTCGAGCTGCCCTACACCGGCTCCGGGGTGATGGCCTCGGCGCTGGCGATGAACAAGCCCTTCGCCAAGAAGCTCTTCCGCCTCCACAACCTGCCCACGCCGCAGGGCTACCGCATCGGCCGCGCCGAGCTGGACAAGCTCCAGGAGCGCCATGGGGACCTGGGCTTCCCGTGCGTGGTGAAGCCGGCGTGCGGCGGCTCCTCGGTGGGGCTGGCGCTGGTGAATGACGCCGAGGCGCTGACCTCTGCCGTGGCCGAGGCGTGCCGCTACGGGGGCGAGGCCCTGGTGGAGCACTTCGTGCGCGGCCGCGAGGTGACGGTGGGCATCCTCGGCGGCGAGGTGCTCGGCAGCTGCGAGATCTCCTATCCCCGCGAGGGCTTCGACTACGAGGCCAAGTACAAGACAGGCGCGCGCTACTTCCTGCCGCCCCGGCTGTCTCCCACGCGGCTGGCCAACGTGGAGCACCTGGCGCTCGCGGCCTGGCAGGCGCTGGGCTGCCGCGGCTACGGCCGGGTGGACCTGATGTGCTCGGATGAGGAGAACGACTTCGTCCTGGAGGTCAACACGCTGCCGGGCCTGACGCCCATGAGCCTGTTGCCGAAGATCGCCGCGCAGCGGGGCATCTCCTTCCCGCAGCTCGTCGAGCGCATCCTGGAGCAGGCGACCCGCGACGAGGCCGGGGTGACGGAAGCGCCCGAGACGGCCACCGTGCAGCCCGCCACGCTCCGCGCCGTGGGCGGCTGA
- a CDS encoding PEGA domain-containing protein gives MRHPLNRMLQAALSGLLVGLLAAGPAFAQQPPLRLLPRVLPAATTPKIGVVVIPLDAAAQAQLPRLTYMAEQAAADAGRFERVRLADVLDSQGARAREQKAQEGAAAIQEGQKAYDELDTQKALEQFEQAAAAYEASDLSRHFTDMSRARVMKIASYVANGDNKAATKELRDMLGRNPRAEFSPNFFPPDELALVEKTRKAVLAQADKTLEVKTGTVGAQVYVDGQFQGISPVTVSGLSRGDHYVTVIAPGYALAQERVSGTEASFTLEPVPAAQRLEAWVKRIVKEPEDEDRDKSLREFGAFAGTAQVLALLVRGTPGPAAQDAIALRLEVSDGHNLGYAVGPVPSSGEAMDAAIQSLLSSALATDAPRKDGPVRHFASGGPSPGRRTAGYVLMAAGAALLAGGVYFGLEASSRSDRFKELPQTDARAEKLRSDGKTFALIADVGILAGLGSAGAGAWLAFAGGGSGKKETRPSRVTPPPTPVREQQPTPATPTPRPEDKPKPEATPQSKPPASTREETSKREAEEARKREEEEKRKRDEAAKQEEEKRKREEEEKRKRDEAAKREEEEKRKRDGDSRLKQEEEQRKREEEARLKQAEEDKRKREEEARLKREAEEQRKREAEEQRKREEEKKKRPPLDEDDLRNY, from the coding sequence ATGCGACATCCTTTGAACCGCATGTTGCAGGCTGCCCTGAGCGGCCTGCTGGTGGGTCTGCTCGCCGCGGGCCCAGCCTTCGCGCAGCAACCTCCGCTGCGCCTGTTGCCCCGAGTCCTTCCGGCCGCGACTACGCCGAAGATCGGGGTGGTGGTGATTCCTCTCGATGCGGCCGCCCAGGCCCAGTTGCCACGGCTGACCTACATGGCCGAGCAGGCCGCGGCGGACGCCGGACGCTTCGAGCGGGTGCGCCTTGCCGACGTGCTGGACTCGCAGGGGGCCCGCGCCCGAGAGCAGAAGGCTCAGGAGGGAGCCGCCGCGATCCAGGAGGGCCAGAAGGCCTACGACGAGCTGGACACCCAGAAGGCGCTCGAGCAGTTCGAGCAGGCGGCGGCGGCGTACGAGGCCAGTGACTTGTCCCGGCACTTCACGGACATGAGCCGGGCGCGGGTGATGAAGATCGCCTCGTATGTGGCCAACGGCGACAACAAGGCCGCCACGAAGGAGCTGAGGGACATGCTCGGCCGCAACCCGCGGGCCGAGTTCTCGCCCAACTTCTTCCCGCCCGATGAGCTCGCCCTCGTCGAGAAGACCCGCAAGGCCGTCCTGGCCCAGGCCGACAAGACGCTGGAGGTGAAGACCGGCACGGTGGGCGCGCAGGTCTACGTGGACGGGCAGTTCCAGGGCATCTCCCCCGTGACGGTCTCGGGCCTCTCGCGGGGCGACCACTACGTCACCGTCATCGCCCCCGGCTATGCCCTGGCCCAGGAGCGGGTGAGTGGCACCGAGGCGAGCTTCACCCTCGAGCCCGTTCCGGCCGCGCAGCGCCTGGAGGCGTGGGTCAAGCGCATCGTGAAGGAGCCCGAGGACGAGGACCGGGACAAGTCGCTCCGGGAGTTCGGCGCCTTCGCGGGCACCGCTCAGGTGCTGGCGCTGCTCGTGCGAGGCACTCCCGGGCCGGCGGCTCAGGATGCCATCGCCCTGCGCCTGGAGGTGTCGGATGGCCACAACCTGGGCTACGCGGTGGGGCCGGTGCCCTCCTCGGGCGAGGCGATGGATGCGGCGATTCAGTCCCTGCTCTCCAGCGCCCTGGCGACGGATGCGCCCCGGAAGGATGGGCCGGTGCGCCACTTCGCCTCCGGAGGGCCGAGTCCGGGCCGCCGGACGGCGGGCTATGTGCTGATGGCCGCGGGCGCGGCGCTCCTGGCGGGCGGCGTCTACTTCGGCCTGGAGGCCTCTTCTCGCTCGGATCGCTTCAAGGAATTGCCCCAGACGGACGCGCGCGCGGAGAAGCTGCGCTCGGACGGCAAGACGTTCGCGCTCATCGCCGACGTGGGCATCCTCGCGGGCCTGGGCTCGGCGGGAGCGGGCGCCTGGCTGGCCTTCGCGGGCGGCGGTAGCGGGAAGAAGGAGACCCGGCCGAGCCGTGTGACGCCGCCGCCGACGCCGGTGCGTGAGCAGCAGCCGACGCCTGCCACTCCCACGCCGCGTCCAGAGGACAAGCCCAAGCCCGAGGCCACGCCGCAGAGCAAGCCCCCCGCCAGTACCCGCGAGGAGACGTCCAAGCGTGAGGCGGAGGAGGCTCGCAAGCGCGAGGAGGAGGAGAAGCGCAAGCGCGACGAGGCCGCCAAGCAGGAGGAGGAGAAGCGCAAGCGCGAGGAGGAGGAGAAGCGCAAGCGCGACGAGGCCGCCAAGCGTGAGGAGGAGGAGAAGCGCAAGCGCGACGGCGACTCGCGCCTCAAGCAGGAGGAGGAGCAGCGCAAGCGCGAAGAGGAAGCGCGCCTCAAGCAGGCCGAGGAGGACAAGCGCAAGCGCGAGGAGGAAGCGCGCCTCAAGCGCGAGGCGGAGGAGCAGCGCAAGCGTGAGGCGGAGGAGCAGCGCAAGCGCGAGGAAGAGAAGAAGAAGCGGCCTCCACTCGATGAAGACGATCTGCGGAACTACTAG